The following DNA comes from Polynucleobacter sp. MG-6-Vaara-E2.
GTTTCTAAGCCGATACCGTGATTTTTCAGTGCCAAGGCACTACTACCACCCATCACCCCAATAGGTATTACCTTCTTAGAAAAATCTTGCCAATCTCGCTCCAACAAACGCATGACAGATTCAATCGCATTAGGACTAACGAAGATTGCTAAATCAGCCTCTTTCAGTGCGCTAGCAATATGATCAGCAAGTTGCTCATCATCTTTGGGAACAATTGTTAACAAAGGAAGAGAGAGGATCTCTGGAAGACTACGTTTTGCGACACCGCTCTTTTCAATAATCTGCGAGAGCACTTCGGTCAACTGCCGAGCCTGTCCACTCGGTCTAGTGATCACAATAGTTTTAGTGCTCATTGCTATCGTTCTTGTTTCTAAAGGTGAGTTTTATTTAGCAATCTTCGGAATCAAGTCTGCCGCACCTTGAGCTAACAAATCTTTTGCTACAGCAAGTCCGAGAGCTTCTGCATCATCCACTGATTGCACTGTTGCATCTCCCTTAGCAAGGCAAATAGCCTTACCATCGACACTCGCTACGAACGAGCGAATTTGCATATGGTCTCTATCCCATACTGCATGGGCTGCCAGGGGCACCTCACATGAGCCTCCTAGCTGACGAGAAACCATACGCTCTGCTGTAACTGCATACAAAGTTGGTAAGTCATTTAAGGGTGTTAACCACTCTTTGATATTGGGATGCTTGCTCAGGGTTTCGATACCCAATGCACCTTGCCCTGCTGCTGGCGTGTAAGGATCATAAGGAAGGTATGCACGAATACGGCTTTCTAAACCCAGACGCTTTAATCCAGCGGCTGCCAAAATAATAGCTTGATACTCACCACGGTCCAACTTACTCATACGGGTATCTAAGTTTCCACGTAGTGGTTGAATTTCTAGATGAGGAAATTTTGCGCGCAGGACGGATTCGCGACGCAAGCTTGAGGTACCAACGATTGCTCCCTTTGGAAGATCTGCTAAGCTGGCGTAATCATTCGATACAAATGCGTCACGCGCATCTTCTCTGGCCATGACACATGCAAGGTCAAATCCTGCGGGCATGACCATAGGGACATCCTTCAAGGAATGCACTGCTAAATCTGCCCGACCGTCCTCAAGAGCGGTTTCTAATTCTTTTACAAAAAGGCCTTTACCCCCGACTTTGGACAGTGCGCGATCCAAAATTTGGTCTCCCCTGGTGGTCATTCCCAAAATCTGCACATCACACCCTGGATAGAGCTTTTTAAGGCATGCCTGCACATGTTCGGCTTGCCACATGGCCAAGCGACTTTCACGGGAGGCAATAACTAGGCGCTTTGGAGCTTCCAGAGTGGCGGATGAGGGTGAAGAATTCAGGGTTTGGGACATAACATTTAAAATAATCAAAGACCTACACCAATATACTGTGTTTATGAGCTCATCCAAAAATTC
Coding sequences within:
- the hemC gene encoding hydroxymethylbilane synthase — its product is MSQTLNSSPSSATLEAPKRLVIASRESRLAMWQAEHVQACLKKLYPGCDVQILGMTTRGDQILDRALSKVGGKGLFVKELETALEDGRADLAVHSLKDVPMVMPAGFDLACVMAREDARDAFVSNDYASLADLPKGAIVGTSSLRRESVLRAKFPHLEIQPLRGNLDTRMSKLDRGEYQAIILAAAGLKRLGLESRIRAYLPYDPYTPAAGQGALGIETLSKHPNIKEWLTPLNDLPTLYAVTAERMVSRQLGGSCEVPLAAHAVWDRDHMQIRSFVASVDGKAICLAKGDATVQSVDDAEALGLAVAKDLLAQGAADLIPKIAK